In Mesorhizobium sp. M9A.F.Ca.ET.002.03.1.2, the DNA window TGATGACCGGTATGTTGGCGCCCTTCAGGATCGGCAGCGCCGCCTCGATCGCCTCGGTGCAGAGGAAGCCGACGACCACGCTGACTTTCACCGCGGCGAATTCCCTCGCTGCTGCAGCCCCGCCTTCAGCCGTGCAGGCGTCGTCGACCATCCTGAGCTCGACACCATTCGCCTCCGCCGCCAGGCCGGCGCCCGCCTCGATCTGCTTGCCGAGGAGAGCCGACGGCCCGGATAGTGGCGCTGCGACGCCGATCAGGAGCGTCTCAGCGCCCGCATTGCCGGCGAGGGACAGCCATGCCAGCACCGCTATTGTCGTTGTCCTGGGTAGCATGCGAGCGAAGAAATCCTCCGCGCCGGTCGCGTGTTTGCCGGCACTATTTCCCGCCAAGACCTAAAGGCTGGTTAGCTTCCACGCAACACGCGAAATTCAGGATGCATGTCAACCACTTCGCTTGTGCATGCAATATGCCGCCATATATAACGCCTGAGTTCATCTCGCTTCAAACCATGGAAATCGCCGGTGCTGAAGAAGAACGACATAGGGCCGCAGGCCTATCGCGACGCGATGAGCCATTTTGCCGGCCACGTCCATGTGGTCACCACCGATGGTCCCGCCGGCAGGCGAGGTGCGACTGTCATTGCAGCCTGTTCGGTCTCGGACACGCCGCCGACCGTCCTGGTTTGTCTCAATCGCGAAAATCCCAAGAACGAGCCGTTCGTGAAAAACGGCAAGTTCGCCTTGAACACGCTGGCTTCACATCAGGAGGCGCTGTCGGTCGGCTTTTCCGGCCTCACCGGCCTGCCGGTCGAGGAACGTTTCGCGTTGGGCGAGTGGGATGTGATCTCGACCGGTGCGCCAACGCTGAAAGGCGCGCTCGCCGTGTTCGACTGCGAACTGATCGACACCAAGGATCTGGCTACCCACCGTGTGCTTTTTGGCAAGGTGACAGGCCTGCGCATCGGCGATAATTTGCAGCCGCTGATCTATCACGGCCGCGGCTACCACGTTCTATGATGGGTATGGCTGCACTCGCGGAGAGAGAATGACCGAGTTGAAACCGCGCCCCGCGCCGCGGACGATCGATGAGACGCTCGATCTCCTGACCGGCGCGGACTATGTGGCGGACCGGTCGCTGGCGACCGTGCTGTTTTTATCGCTGCGCATGAAGCGGCCGCTGTTCCTCGAGGGCGAGGCCGGCGTTGGCAAGACCGAGATCGCTAAGGTGCTGGCGCAAGCGCTAGGCCGTCGGCTGATCCGCCTGCAATGCTACGAAGGCCTCGATGTCTCGTCCGCCGTCTACGAGTGGAACTATGCCGCGCAGATGATCGAGATCCGCATGGAGGAGGCGGCCGGCAAGGTCGACCGCTCCGACATGGAGCGCAACGTCTTCTCCGAAAAATACCTGATCCGTCGCCCGGTGCTCGATGCGCTG includes these proteins:
- a CDS encoding flavin reductase, which translates into the protein MLKKNDIGPQAYRDAMSHFAGHVHVVTTDGPAGRRGATVIAACSVSDTPPTVLVCLNRENPKNEPFVKNGKFALNTLASHQEALSVGFSGLTGLPVEERFALGEWDVISTGAPTLKGALAVFDCELIDTKDLATHRVLFGKVTGLRIGDNLQPLIYHGRGYHVL